From Diceros bicornis minor isolate mBicDic1 chromosome 17, mDicBic1.mat.cur, whole genome shotgun sequence, the proteins below share one genomic window:
- the DYRK2 gene encoding dual specificity tyrosine-phosphorylation-regulated kinase 2 isoform X2: MNDHLHVGSHSHGQIQVQQLFEDNSNKRTVLTTQPNGLTTVGKTGLPVVPERQLESIHRRQGSSTSLKSMEGVGKGKAAPMTPEQAMKQYMQKLTAFEHHEIFSYPEIYFLGPNAKKRQGMTGGPNNGGYDDDQGSYVQVPHDHVAYRYEVLKVIGKGSFGQVVKAYDHKVHQHVALKMVRNEKRFHRQAAEEIRILEHLRKQDKDNSMNVIHMLENFTFRNHICMTFELLSMNLYELIKKNKFQGFSLPLVRKFAHSILQCLDALHKNRIIHCDLKPENILLKQQGRSGIKVIDFGSSCYEHQRVYTYIQSRFYRAPEVILGARYGLPIDMWSLGCILAELLTGYPLLPGEDEGDQLACMIELLGMPSQKLLDASKRAKNFVSSKGYPRYCTVTTLSDGSIVLNGGRSRRGKLRGPPESREWGNALKGCDDPLFLDFLKQCLEWDPGVRMTPGQALRHPWLRRRLPKPPTGEKTSVKRVTEGTGAITSISKLPPPSSSASKLRTNLVQMTDANGNIQQRTVLPKLVS; the protein is encoded by the coding sequence ATGAATGATCACCTACATGTTGGCAGCCACAGCCACGGGCAGATCCAGGTTCAGCAGCTGTTTGAGGATAATAGTAACAAGCGGACAGTGCTCACAACACAACCAAATGGGCTTACAACAGTGGGCAAAACGGGCTTGCCGGTGGTGCCGGAGCGGCAGCTGGAGAGCATCCACAGACGGCAGGGGAGCTCCACCTCTCTGAAGTCTATGGAGGGCGTGGGGAAGGGGAAAGCCGCCCCCATGACCCCCGAGCAGGCAATGAAGCAATACATGCAAAAACTCACCGCCTTCGAACACCATGAGATTTTCAGCTACCCTGAAATCTATTTCTTGGGTCCAAACGCAAAGAAGCGCCAGGGCATGACAGGCGGGCCCAACAACGGTGGCTACGATGATGACCAGGGATCGTACGTGCAGGTGCCCCACGACCACGTGGCTTACAGGTACGAGGTCCTCAAGGTCATCGGGAAGGGCAGCTTTGGGCAGGTGGTCAAGGCCTATGACCACAAAGTCCACCAGCACGTGGCCCTGAAGATGGTGCGGAACGAGAAGCGCTTCCACCGGCAGGCCGCAGAGGAGATCCGCATCCTGGAACACCTGCGCAAGCAGGACAAAGACAACAGCATGAACGTCATCCACATGCTGGAGAATTTCACCTTCCGCAACCACATCTGCATGACGTTCGAGCTGCTGAGCATGAACCTCTATGAGCTCATCAAGAAGAATAAATTCCAGGGCTTCAGCCTGCCTTTGGTCCGCAAGTTCGCCCACTCGATTCTGCAGTGCTTGGATGCTTTGCACAAAAACAGAATAATCCACTGTGACCTTAAGCCCGAGAACATTCTGTTAAAGCAGCAGGGTAGAAGCGGTATTAAGGTGATCGACTTCGGCTCCAGCTGTTACGAGCATCAACGTGTCTACACGTACATTCAGTCCCGCTTTTACCGGGCTCCGGAGGTGATCCTTGGCGCCAGGTACGGCCTGCCCATCGACATGTGGAGCCTGGGCTGCATTTTAGCAGAGCTCCTGACTGGCTACCCGCTCTTGCCTGGGGAGGACGAAGGGGACCAGCTGGCCTGCATGATTGAACTGTTGGGCATGCCCTCCCAGAAACTGCTGGATGCCTCCAAACGAGCCAAAAATTTCGTGAGCTCCAAGGGTTACCCTCGCTACTGCACTGTCACCACTCTCTCCGACGGCTCCATCGTCCTCAATGGGGGCCGTTCCCGGAGGGGGAAGCTGAGGGGCCCGCCCGAGAGCAGAGAGTGGGGGAATGCACTGAAGGGGTGTGATGACCCCCTTTTCCTCGACTTCTTAAAACAGTGTTTAGAGTGGGATCCTGGGGTTCGCATGACCCCCGGCCAGGCTTTACGGCACCCCTGGTTGAGGAGGCGGCTGCCGAAGCCTCCGACCGGGGAGAAGACGTCTGTGAAAAGGGTAACCGAGGGCACTGGTGCTATCACTTCCATTTCCAAGTTACCTCCACCTTCCAGCTCAGCCTCCAAACTGAGGACGAACTTGGTACAGATGACAGATGCCAATGGGAATATTCAGCAGAGGACAGTGTTGCCAAAACTTGTGAGCTGA
- the DYRK2 gene encoding dual specificity tyrosine-phosphorylation-regulated kinase 2 isoform X1, whose protein sequence is MLTRKPSAAAPAAYPTGRGGDSAVRQLQASPGLGAGAPRSGVGTGPPSPIALPPLRASNAAAAAHTIGGSKHTMNDHLHVGSHSHGQIQVQQLFEDNSNKRTVLTTQPNGLTTVGKTGLPVVPERQLESIHRRQGSSTSLKSMEGVGKGKAAPMTPEQAMKQYMQKLTAFEHHEIFSYPEIYFLGPNAKKRQGMTGGPNNGGYDDDQGSYVQVPHDHVAYRYEVLKVIGKGSFGQVVKAYDHKVHQHVALKMVRNEKRFHRQAAEEIRILEHLRKQDKDNSMNVIHMLENFTFRNHICMTFELLSMNLYELIKKNKFQGFSLPLVRKFAHSILQCLDALHKNRIIHCDLKPENILLKQQGRSGIKVIDFGSSCYEHQRVYTYIQSRFYRAPEVILGARYGLPIDMWSLGCILAELLTGYPLLPGEDEGDQLACMIELLGMPSQKLLDASKRAKNFVSSKGYPRYCTVTTLSDGSIVLNGGRSRRGKLRGPPESREWGNALKGCDDPLFLDFLKQCLEWDPGVRMTPGQALRHPWLRRRLPKPPTGEKTSVKRVTEGTGAITSISKLPPPSSSASKLRTNLVQMTDANGNIQQRTVLPKLVS, encoded by the exons ATGTTAACCAGGAAACCCTCGGCCGCCGCTCCCGCCGCCTACCCGACCG GCCGAGGAGGGGACAGCGCCGTGCGTCAGCTCCAGGCTTCCCCGGGGCTCGGCGCGGGGGCCCCCCGCAGCGGAGTGGGGACCGGCCCGCCTTCCCCCATCGCCCTGCCGCCTCTCCGGGCCAGCAACGCTGCCGCCGCAGCGCACACG ATCGGCGGCAGTAAGCACACAATGAATGATCACCTACATGTTGGCAGCCACAGCCACGGGCAGATCCAGGTTCAGCAGCTGTTTGAGGATAATAGTAACAAGCGGACAGTGCTCACAACACAACCAAATGGGCTTACAACAGTGGGCAAAACGGGCTTGCCGGTGGTGCCGGAGCGGCAGCTGGAGAGCATCCACAGACGGCAGGGGAGCTCCACCTCTCTGAAGTCTATGGAGGGCGTGGGGAAGGGGAAAGCCGCCCCCATGACCCCCGAGCAGGCAATGAAGCAATACATGCAAAAACTCACCGCCTTCGAACACCATGAGATTTTCAGCTACCCTGAAATCTATTTCTTGGGTCCAAACGCAAAGAAGCGCCAGGGCATGACAGGCGGGCCCAACAACGGTGGCTACGATGATGACCAGGGATCGTACGTGCAGGTGCCCCACGACCACGTGGCTTACAGGTACGAGGTCCTCAAGGTCATCGGGAAGGGCAGCTTTGGGCAGGTGGTCAAGGCCTATGACCACAAAGTCCACCAGCACGTGGCCCTGAAGATGGTGCGGAACGAGAAGCGCTTCCACCGGCAGGCCGCAGAGGAGATCCGCATCCTGGAACACCTGCGCAAGCAGGACAAAGACAACAGCATGAACGTCATCCACATGCTGGAGAATTTCACCTTCCGCAACCACATCTGCATGACGTTCGAGCTGCTGAGCATGAACCTCTATGAGCTCATCAAGAAGAATAAATTCCAGGGCTTCAGCCTGCCTTTGGTCCGCAAGTTCGCCCACTCGATTCTGCAGTGCTTGGATGCTTTGCACAAAAACAGAATAATCCACTGTGACCTTAAGCCCGAGAACATTCTGTTAAAGCAGCAGGGTAGAAGCGGTATTAAGGTGATCGACTTCGGCTCCAGCTGTTACGAGCATCAACGTGTCTACACGTACATTCAGTCCCGCTTTTACCGGGCTCCGGAGGTGATCCTTGGCGCCAGGTACGGCCTGCCCATCGACATGTGGAGCCTGGGCTGCATTTTAGCAGAGCTCCTGACTGGCTACCCGCTCTTGCCTGGGGAGGACGAAGGGGACCAGCTGGCCTGCATGATTGAACTGTTGGGCATGCCCTCCCAGAAACTGCTGGATGCCTCCAAACGAGCCAAAAATTTCGTGAGCTCCAAGGGTTACCCTCGCTACTGCACTGTCACCACTCTCTCCGACGGCTCCATCGTCCTCAATGGGGGCCGTTCCCGGAGGGGGAAGCTGAGGGGCCCGCCCGAGAGCAGAGAGTGGGGGAATGCACTGAAGGGGTGTGATGACCCCCTTTTCCTCGACTTCTTAAAACAGTGTTTAGAGTGGGATCCTGGGGTTCGCATGACCCCCGGCCAGGCTTTACGGCACCCCTGGTTGAGGAGGCGGCTGCCGAAGCCTCCGACCGGGGAGAAGACGTCTGTGAAAAGGGTAACCGAGGGCACTGGTGCTATCACTTCCATTTCCAAGTTACCTCCACCTTCCAGCTCAGCCTCCAAACTGAGGACGAACTTGGTACAGATGACAGATGCCAATGGGAATATTCAGCAGAGGACAGTGTTGCCAAAACTTGTGAGCTGA